The Episyrphus balteatus chromosome 3, idEpiBalt1.1, whole genome shotgun sequence genome segment CTTCATTGTTTGTGGATTCGGCATTCGGCCTATTATATTACAGTTAGCATGATTTCTTCGTCTTCTGCACAATTTCCAAatcttgtgaaatttttttttttttaacaaaataaattcttcgTATATGTGATTAtgattatgtattttttgtcccaaaaaaaatttcaattttttagaatCCTAAGCCTTCCCTTAGTATATCTTAGTACatcgcaaataaaaattcagtttcaattgcACTAAgcccaaaaacaaaagaatcgttttcattgaaaaaaatgattcagCCCTATTGTTAGTTTCACGTGAGTGGgttccgggcgaaaagttgttcacgtttGAAAAACTCTTCATATTGTTCACGTTTGAAAAACTCTTCATGCTGTCTGTGGAATACTCTTTTTAATGGATATCAATATAAGGTAATTGATTGGTCCTTACGTCAAGATGTAAAAAACGGGACGAcacataattgaatttaaagaAGATCAGGAATTCGTTTATATTGGTTAAATCTCCTAAATCCAAATGGGTTTCAAGTCGAACTATTTCAGTACCAAAAAACATTACCCCATTGTATCATAAGCAATAGATTTCTCAAATCTAATCAAGTTCTGAAATCGtatctcatttcaaatttgatgaaaattattcTGCAGAAAACTGGGAGCAAACTACATACTTTAATTTGAATATATCTACATAcactgacaaaaaaaatgtaaatgtcaTTGCTTGAAGTAATGAGTCACGTTATCCCTTCATAGCTCATAAACTTTAACGATTCTTCTCCAAATCGATATATTCTTTTATAGCAACAATAAGGTATTCAAGTAAAGGTAACTAGATACGAGAATACCTTTTCCCTCAACCAATATTTCCTTAAATAGACAAGACTTCAATCGAATTCTACAACAACATAAGGTAGATATACGAGTGAGTATAGGGAAAGACATAGGGTATCTATATCTATACACGGACTTGCGTCAGGATGAAGAGAGAAATTTTACTTCACCGCATGAGTTTCAACTAAATTCTTTGATACAAACTGCTGGTATGTGTTGTGTATAATAGTGTTTGTGTTGATGATGGTTGATGTAACATAACACACTGACAAAAGGGTAAACATTTCTGacgttttatgaataaattttatgttgTTGTTGCGGTTCTGGAAATTTGAATAACTGTCATTGCTGACGTACATATCTTTGCACATTTATTAACAACTAATGGCCATGACTACGACGACGACGGCTGAAATCAATGACtctgaaggaaaaaaaaagatttttccgCACATCAATGCGACAAGGACAACGTTGACATTTTCAATCTATGATGACATGAAACTTCCTCATACAGTAGATACAATatgtatacatacatacatatgcaCATAGTAAAATCAGGTAAATATTAGTCTGAAATTTGgcgttcaataaaaaaatcccTATCAAGTGGAATGGGGGTAAAAGAAATAAGCTTGAATGAACATAAACAGGAAGAATTTGCATTgacaataatttaataattcaaaaattgcaGAGGTGAGGTGAGAGTTAAGAGATATTATCTACTTAATATCattcagtacaaattttaacAACAAATTTATTGATTCCGAGAAAGGTTTACGGCAAAGATCCACAGAAGTCACGTTTGAAACTGACGCGCgtcaattttaacaaaagtgACGCGAGtcagttttcacaaaagtgacgcgcgtcagtttcactaaaaatgacgcccgtcagttttcataaaagtgacgcgcgtcacttttcatCAAAGTGACACCTGgcagttttcacaaaagtgacgcgcgtcagtttcactaaaaatgacgcccgtcagttttcataaaagtgACGCGTGTCAGTTTTTAAAAAGAATCGCgcatcagtttttcaaaaagtgacgcgcgtcaggTTTCAAGTTGACTTTCTGGTATTGACAATCGAGTTGGCTTTCTGGTATTGCCAATCAGTTGAATCCGGTGTGCACATAATTGCAGCACGACGCAACGCGTTGTTTGACGTCCAAGTAGACATGCATTTTAAATGTCAATGATAATCTTAGAGGCTTTTTCAATTCCTCGCAAAAGTCAGTACTCATGAAAAAAATGTCTAggggtgattttttttctaatctgaGCTGTATTGACGTCTGTCGTCTgcctgataaaaaaaaactaactaaaaaGTGAACAAGGCAGCATCCCCCTACCCCTACACACGTTATGAtcctttcaaagaaaatttaatatatttgtatGTAGTACATATATTGacgagtatgttttttttttttggtatgttACAGAAGCAAAACCCCTGGGGAGACAACAGGATAAAAGCATTCCGCACTTTTCGTTTTCACTCAAAAGCACCTCTACTCTATGTGAGATAACATAACAGAATTAGCCTCATACACTTCAGGTATTTCTTTTGAACCGCATTTCCCATTTGAAAAATTCTATGCTGGCATCTTTTGTCCTTGGTGGAATGTCGAATGTGTGATGTGTGTGtgtctttttttgttgaataaggACCAACACAGTGttacaaaaacttaataaagtaataaaaaaaagaaggaaagtAAGTACATATCTTTACCGTGCTATACTTCCttcaaaattggattttttaaagCCCCCTACCCACCTTCATGTATATAAAAACTACTACTTGTTTGAGTAGAGTTAACATtccaggttgttttttttttctataaaattccCTTTGACAGActtgatttgaaaattaaattgagcaatcgtgtgtgtgttttttttttctctggcacattttaatgaaaatgggggaacatatttttgttttacagaGAAGAATTTCGTTTAAAaactttgatatatttttttttaaatactgaaGAAAAGCCTAACATTTTATAAGGCTATggaaatatatttaaagttcatacatgttttattatttgaattaactttttttagagaGGTGCCCCATTATTTTTTCCTGTTTTCAAAATCAAGCCAAATTCCACCTTCCAAAGATCCAAGGAAATAAACTGGTTGCACATAATTATCTCTTCTAGTCCTTGAATGtaatttaacattaaagttCCTTACTATTTCAgcaattgcaatttttgtttgagCTTGAGCAAATTTGATTCCCATACACATTCGTGGGCCGTCACCAAATGGATAGAAAACTCCCATGTCACGGAATTTCTTGTGGCCACCATTTTCTGGACTAAAACGTTCTGGGATAAATTCTTCAGGTTCAGGATAATATTGTTCATCGTGATGTAAACAAAATAGAGGAATAACAACGATATCACCGGGTTTCATTTTTAATGTAATGCCACTTTTGTTTTTCACTTCACAATGTTCAGTACACAGTTTATTGGAAATTAAAGCTGGTGGGAGGAGACGCATACTTTCTGAAACATAACAAAaagtaacttttatttatttgaaagaaaaaatatgttaaaatggACTTACCATGGAAACATTGATCAAAATATTCCATCGAATCTAGTTTATCGTAAGTTAGTTCCACTTTTTCGTCTGAGTTTTCAAGGATTTCTTTAAGGAGTAGTTCCTGTTTATCTGGATATTTTGCTAgctaaaaagaattaaaagttGGAAGAGAAATCggttaaattgtataaaaatttagcaCCGGCCTATAAAAGATAGTAAACTCTTTGCCAgttgaagaaaagaaaactaACGGAATATCGAtacatacacagagaaaaatgaatctagtattttatactccatatgactagtaaggtaattaaagtaaaaagccctagattttaagtgaaatttaccttacgtattgaacatttctttgatccgtaaagtaatttttacaaaaaaattacggtgaacaaattaaagtagtatataccttacgagtagcaatattttctttacgtacactgaaaataataaatttcgtaaaattacgaaaatcgtttcatacactacattttcgttggcccaacgaaactttcgttggctcaacgaaaatatgtaatttttcataatatgaaaaccttcatcaattaatgaaaacgtttcatacactttttctccctttttagtgacaaaaaatccaattcaatgaaaagattcatcaattaacgaaaaatttcatactcattttaaagaataaaaataagaattttttccttactttatcaaagttttaattaagtaacgaaaaaattcattaacttatgaaattcaatattaactaacgaaaatatTCATAAACTTATGAAAATCTTCATAtattaatgaaatattacattgacttatgaaaaaatacatcagttaacgaaaaacaatcgttgccttacaaaaaaaaaaaaacaaaaaaaaggtagacttgtgtgcatttctgttttaatattgaaaatttaatcttgttggatatagttcacattaggtttttgtttaaaaatctatgtaagctgagctgaatataaaaaatttttgcgtattgacaaggtgtctcacgataagtcggactcatcagttgacttaagtgagctccaccgggtcgaaacgccaatttttggtttggactattgaatcaatgatttaacaggtccaattaaatatttataaaaataaaaatgaatgaaaaaattcgtaggttaacgaaaaaatcgtaattctacgaaaagaatgtacaaataatctactaaaaaaataattaatacaacgaaaagtttcgttagctaacgaatattttttcgtaatttaattaaaatattcataaaatttacgaaaaacttcgttagtttacgaaagttttaattaaattttacgttaattgatgaaaaaatttcgtaaagtgatgtaaaaattcattagttctcgatcaaatttttttatgaaaaatttcattaaaatacgaaagttttcgttaattgatgaagttcttcattaacgtatgaaagccatttcgttgagccaattaaatttttcaccggctgaaaattaattaaattttcgttggctcaacgaattttttcgttgtatttacgtaaggatttggttcagtgtagagtcaaatataccttcaaccaaaaaagtgtatgaatcttttcactttaagattctagtaaaacatattttacaaatttaactattctatgaataagttttaccttacactaaggtaataataatactgaattctaggaattttccccAATAGAGATCAGTGCCCTCGATACATAGAAAAAACTCTTTAagctgtcattgaaaagtgcGCCATTTGTTCTCCATTTGtgttggatgtttttttttttgtcaaagtttTTATGTGGCGAGTGCGGAATAATTACATTAATTCATAAAGAATTCGCAAacaattggatcaaataaagtcaatttcatttttattgatgatatttgctaagataaaattgtatgcatttatcttacaaaaattaattaaaataaaaaaaggtgatttttgtaattattgaaaaacataacaagGTCATACGTACTTACTCCTAAATGgctttgaggattaagtacgtgttacccagttatgtttttcaataattacaaacctttttttatttgaattaatttttgtaagatagatgcaaacaattttttttttttaaatgtcatcaataaaaatgaaattgactttatttgatccaatctgtaattaaattatataccttccacagagaagttcaatttactttaaaaatcaatattttcagccttatagtaagataaaatatgtacctaactttctagtaatttctataagaaattcatacaaaaaaaggctttactctaaagttaatcataagctatacatttactagaaaagtaaggtaaatttcattttattggggagtcatccctattttaactttacattaaagttaaatgtaccagaaataaagtggttcacaccttattttttctccgtgtacgaTATAAAACAACGAAGACGAGGTATTTTTCATTCGATCAGCAACCATGGAAGCGAGCAGACCTAAGATAGCGCAGCGACACGagttacaaaaaataatgaagaagCAAAGCATCTCCGTTTATGAGGCAGTGTTCGGTAAGGACAAAATTTATGTAGCCAGCCAAAACAAAAGACGATGTGGAGATTTAGGCAGCAGAACAAATAATACCTCCGATTCCTATTGAAGTAAAGATGGAAAGGATTAGAAAAATGAGCGAAGTAAAGTTTAGAGAGAGTTCGAAAAACGACTCAAATACAATCGAATAAATGAAGCAAAAATTCCGAAGAGTGTCAGTTCAAAATTTCTGAACTAATGGACGaaataaaatgtgaaaaaatacCAGCAAAACAAACAGTTAGAGAACACTTGCGTTAGAAGTATGGATATGATGTTTATATAAATTGATCGTCCAAATCATAACAGAATTATATTTTTCCGCagtattttaacaaaaccatttaaggatgaaaaaaatcaaaatcctgAAGAAAGAAGTAAAAGCTGAAGCTGTAGTTATAATTCGTAAGGGTATGTTGACATTTAGTAGAGGGGAGAAGATGACAACCACAGATAAACATTGTCAAACGATCAAACCAAACACATGAAAGATGAAATGGCGGAGCCACTGGGTTagtacaaaatttaatatttcaattttcataattatttttaaatctgtagttgtttttattattctaaaaattttatgaattctaattataatgtttattatattttcagATTGCCAGCATATCGGACAAAAAGGCTCAAATAGCCATTAGCGTTCAGGTGAGTAGGTAATCTGTTTATCTATTTGCCAacatttgtttacatttttttctcccTACAGGATTTGATCTCAACATTTGGATGATTTATATACCAGACAACCGAAACAGGTATTAGATCGATGGTCTACAAAACCGAAAAATATCCACCTTGTGTTGTGGTAGCTTTACAGGACTTGATAGCCAGAGCATGGTCCCTTAaactgaaaacattttttttagcaacTGTGATTgctaaatatgtatatatgtacGTGGACcggcaaacaaatatttaaaacatatttccCTTGCTCAAGCTTTTTAAATCTTCCTACCTTTAACCTGAAAGTCGCCAAGGGTAGCTTTTGCCTCGAGTTTTTTGCCTTTGACAATGTTTATACCTTAGATGGTAGGGATAAATTTCAAGCTTTAGGAGTGCATAACATGATattgaaaaagatttttcatttcttagtTGTCCTTTTCCCAACCTTGGTATAAACTCCTTGCTTACTAACTGTTTAGGTCCAGAACGGAaatttacatttgattttttttttgtaggtatggaAAATGATCTTGTAACTCGCGAATTGATGGTTGGaatgattttattaataatgtACCAGAAGGAAAGGAGTTCGAAAAATTTATCTTCCATTCATCAATACTCCACACAACAACCACAATAACATACTTACGACTTACGAGTCTTTATTTTGACCTAGAAAAGTGCAAGTGCTGTCACCAGAAAACATGTACCGTAACATTTGATCAACCTCTCTTCTGAAAAGCTTATGATATTGGAGGTTCTGCTAAACTTAACTCAGacttaagaaaaattgttatcCGTCTGGGTGGCTTTCATTTATTTATGTCATTTATGGGTTCCATAGATTCTAAAAAACTGGCAGCGGACGCGATAATTCATTTTTAACAACCAAAAAGGAAAGTTGATTCGCTAGAAAAcacgatttaaatttttataatggtCGAAAAACTCATCACAGATTTAAATTTTGTCAAAGGTAAGAATTTTGCTTTATCACCAAGAagtatttcaaagaaaattattataaataaaattcaagaatcTATTATAATGAATAAAATTGGTAGAATTTCTGCCGAAACTATAAGGCAAGACTTATTAAGAAAAGATAAAGATATTATTGTTTTGGCgcaaagaaacaaaattgaacaGCAGGCAGTTCTAGATATTAGATTCCAATacgatacaaaaataatttttcttctgaGTGGATGAGCAAACGTTCACGGCGATTTCCGGAAAGTTAGGCAAATAATAAGCCAAAATAAATCAGTCTCACGCTCGCCTAGTACAAACATTAACGCCACGCCATCCAAATTATATGGCTTTcctaaagtaaaaacaaaactaccaaGATTCGTCTAGAGCAGAGGAATTATATTTTGTTGCATTGTATGATAAAGGAAAGACAGAtatggaaataaataaattcggTTGCCAACTTTTTATAACATCCGTTTTAAAGTAACTCAAACTTATCTCTTTCGTCTTCCTCCAACTATAAACGCTCGCTTACAACACAACACACTAAGAACATTATTATCAAGCTTAACCATGGCGACGTAAGTTCAAAGAGAAAACAAAGTATGATTGGAAAAGAACGCCACTTCTGGTTAAGTCCTATAATTTTTACACGGATTCTGCACTACTTGAGTGCAAAACTTAATGCGGGACAACTTGTGGATGTCGCAACTCGCAAGGCTAGCATGACTATGAATTTCTTTGTCAAAACTGCTGCGAGGAGACGAGTAGCTATTATATGAAAATGAATACGATGACGGCGGAGGAGAAGAGCACCATGTGATACTAGtaacaataaattcaaaataaatcgcCTTTAGCAGAAAACAAGAATAACAATCAATCCATTCAACATTTATATGTAACTTACTTGATATAAGCACGCAGCAATAACAGCAGCTGTTGTCTCCAGCCCATCCAACAGAAAAGTCATCGCATGCGATAGCAAATGATCATTTGTtaggtttttcttttgttgcatTTGCAGTAAATGACCTAAGAAATCAGCACGGTCATTGTTAATTTCTTTCTGGCGCATATTTATGCCTGTGTTTAATAGATTGCCAAAAAATTTCTGAGTATCAGATTTGAAGAATTTCTCTTTATAAATTGACTTAATAAATGGAAAGAATCCAGCAAAAAATGCATAAACCGTAAATGttgtagatttttcaaaaagtcttttaGTCATTTCGGGAATTTTAACTGAACTATCTTTAAGACAGTCAGTTTGTAAGCCCAGAACAAAATCAGCTACTACATCAGAGGTGTAATTTAGGCAGAcctaaaataaagaaacaaaaaatgcatttggaaTAAAGTAATTGCCTCTTTTTGATAGTCACacttacaaattttatatcgATTCCGGTCTTGGTGGGTCCAGTACAATGCATCTTCATGTATTCTATTAGTCTATTGCAATTCTTTTTCAACATTGGAAATGCTGCTTTGACCTTGTTTGGAGTCAGACCCTGAGTAGCTTCAATACGGCTTTCTTTCCAATCATCATCTCGAAGAACAAATGAATTCTTCAcgaaaaatttatcatttttataatcAATCTAGAAAAAAGAGTATAAATTATTCTGCAGAGTAAATTCAAGATTTGTTCCATCTACCCAAGTAGTAGCTTCGTTATAACGaaagtttttaaaatctttGACAAAAACTCTGTGAGCCATATCCCCACTGGTCACCATTAGCTTAGGAGTTCGAATACTTATAAGTCCAACAAAATCTTCTTCGTAACGATATTTActagaaaatttaaatattttaacttctttcttaaattttgtaaaatttgtataCCTACTTGTAAATTTCTTGCATATCATAAATAATATGACGTTTATGTTTAATCATATTCGGAAGACTACCAAATAACGGTTTTGGCTTAGGACCTTTAACACCACGATCAGTCCAATATTTGAAATTCCAAGTGAGAAATAAGTAAATTAAAGTTGACAATCCCAAAAGGATAAAAGTAAGAAACTCTAGAGACATCATCATTCGCTGCTTGATCGATGGATGTAGTTTAAACAGGTACTAAGTATGTCACAATATGAACCTTGAACGTATTAATTACTCCCTTTTATATAGTTAAGAGGTCTGATCTtgataaaacatataaaatcaatAACAACTTAAAAATAATGGTTAGATAAAAATTAGTATTAACATGTTAGTTATTAATAAATAGTaagttataattaaaaatatgttatgtGTAATTTAAGCGACAATGTTTTATATTACTTTTTGGAGATTGAAGGAGAAGATTGAGGTCATCATTCTTTACAATAACATgttattaaatttatgtttttatttacgGAAGCAACACTACTAAAGGGGGGGGGGCGGGCAAATTGGTAGTGCAAGGTTATCTAtagcataaaataaataatacaaagaATGTAGAATAAATTTGGGTAAATTATAAGTTTGAAAAACTTTCGTTCAAGCAAAAGGTTGATTAGAGTGGTT includes the following:
- the LOC129915400 gene encoding probable cytochrome P450 28d1, producing the protein MMMSLEFLTFILLGLSTLIYLFLTWNFKYWTDRGVKGPKPKPLFGSLPNMIKHKRHIIYDMQEIYNKYRYEEDFVGLISIRTPKLMVTSGDMAHRVFVKDFKNFRYNEATTWIDYKNDKFFVKNSFVLRDDDWKESRIEATQGLTPNKVKAAFPMLKKNCNRLIEYMKMHCTGPTKTGIDIKFVCLNYTSDVVADFVLGLQTDCLKDSSVKIPEMTKRLFEKSTTFTVYAFFAGFFPFIKSIYKEKFFKSDTQKFFGNLLNTGINMRQKEINNDRADFLGHLLQMQQKKNLTNDHLLSHAMTFLLDGLETTAAVIAACLYQLAKYPDKQELLLKEILENSDEKVELTYDKLDSMEYFDQCFHESMRLLPPALISNKLCTEHCEVKNKSGITLKMKPGDIVVIPLFCLHHDEQYYPEPEEFIPERFSPENGGHKKFRDMGVFYPFGDGPRMCMGIKFAQAQTKIAIAEIVRNFNVKLHSRTRRDNYVQPVYFLGSLEGGIWLDFENRKK